In one Dreissena polymorpha isolate Duluth1 chromosome 7, UMN_Dpol_1.0, whole genome shotgun sequence genomic region, the following are encoded:
- the LOC127839987 gene encoding uncharacterized protein LOC127839987, whose translation MEYDAIRGLDRLWEVLLFVSPGQHAQKAAEVGQDAKSAIPLRPRIVFLANKHAVIVQTALDALSVKIRTMLGMSTRNAQATCHSRNLECYCSDIGKCELFNYSISLNKLVEADKHTGNHNRNYFFTITVTNNALLTTTEHIDVLVDESPPEEGVIYEGPVDYKDIDYTSEDSFVVHWHGFIDHESGIKLYRLGLATRCLTKEELYNFTGVTEIMEIDYQSHICVINAYWKDFYDPESGLAFFRVGLGTDPYQTDERPLKDVEMMTDLDFIDWTDKIMACWDGVFAEPQSFIDHFSVSLGTSPHNSHMLFQVSIGAGTTEGGFQIKSLFEVHNRNNFAVITAPFVHGTPIYITVIAENHASLTSVFHSGKALIIDHTPPIVSDIDVAVSVITGNSTKMLTTWKVLDDESDVQLCSCLIGSTPLSADIQEERDSDTSQYCQSDILNLSNGDRVFVTVKCVNKVEITTTLVSRPVIIYLEPPNNSQAFVRFVPISKDSFSMTAPLSAQSSAQSNASILQMEWNNFKDPSEITSYRYRIQSNGDIVVDWTDAGLKDMCSNEHLKLTSGETYTAEIQAVNGGGFASSVVKSSLIVASEPPALTGSHLSAVFSNGKLTLDWENVFDTVTGVPTHYSLVVGSRDGFSDIADVTYTRDHVYDVIVPSSTLVSSNLTELYIKVSCTYTTGMFTTYSTSHKL comes from the exons ATGGAGTATGACGCG ATTCGTGGTCTGGATCGTCTTTGGGAGGTTCTACTGTTTGTGAGTCCTGGTCAGCATGCTCAAAAAGCTGCGGAGGTGGGACAAGATGCAAAGAGTGCAATTCCTTTGCGGCCG CGCATTGTGTTCCTGGCCAACAAACATGCAGTGATAGTCCAGACGGCATTAGATGCACTCAGTGTGAAGATCCGTACTATGCTGGGAATGAGTACCAGAAATGCTCAG GCAACTTGCCATTCTAGAAATTTAGAGTGCTATTGTTCGGATATAGGAAAGTGTGAACTTTTCAATTACTCAATCTCGCTGAATAAGCTCGTTGAAGCAGATAAGCATACCGGGAACCACAACAGGAACTACTTCTTCACAATTACGGTCACTAACAATGCCTTGCTGACAACGACAGAGCACATCGATGTACTTGTTGACGAATCCCCACCAGAAGAAGGAGTAATTTATGAAG GTCCTGTGGACTACAAAGATATAGACTACACAAGTGAGGATTCCTTTGTTGTACACTGGCATGGCTTTATCGACCATGAAAGTGGAATCAAACTCTACAGGTTAGGGCTTGCCACCAGATGCTTGACTAAAGAGGAACTCTACAACTTTACAGGTGTCACTGAAATAATG GAGATTGATTACCAAAGTCACATCTGCGTTATCAACGCATATTGGAAAGATTTTTACGACCCAGAGAGTGGCTTAGCATTCTTCAGAGTTGGTCTTGGAACCGATCCATATCAGACCGATGAACGACCACTGAAAGATGTTGAAATGATGACAG ATTTGGACTTTATTGACTGGACGGACAAAATCATGGCCTGTTGGGACGGGGTGTTTGCTGAACCGCAGAGCTTCATTGATCATTTCAGCGTCAGCCTTGGGACATCACCTCACA ACAGTCACATGCTCTTTCAG GTGTCTATTGGAGCCGGTACAACTGAAGGGGGTTTTCAGATCAAATCCTTGTTTGAGGTACACAATCGCAATAACTTCGCAGTAATTACCGCGCCATTTGTGCATGGGACACcaatatatataactgtaatagCCGAGAACCACGCTAGCCTCACGTCGGTTTTCCATTCTGGTAAAGCGCTAATAATAGATCACACTCCTCCAATCGTAAGCGATATTGATGTTGCCGTTTCCGTTATAACAGGTAATTCTACAAAAATGCTTACAACATGGAAAGTGCTAGATGACGAATCTGATGTTCAATTGTGCAGTTGTTTAATTG GATCTACACCTCTGTCAGCTGATATACAGGAGGAAAGGGATTCGGATACATCGCAGTATTGTCAGTCAGACATACTGAACCTTTCTAATGGCGACAGAGTCTTTGTTACGGTCAAATGTGTGAACAAGGTCGAAATCACCACGACCTTAGTTTCGAGACCAGTGATCATCTATCTTGAACCACCCAACAACTCGCAAGCCTTCGTTCGGTTTGTGCCAATTAGTAAGGACTCTTTTTCAATGACTGCTCCATTGTCCGCCCAGTCTTCTGCGCAGTCTAATGCAAGCATATTGCAGATGGAATGGAACAACTTCAAAGATCCTTCAGAGATAACATCATACAGGTATCGTATCCAAAGCAATGGTGATATTGTTGTGGACTGGACTGATGCTGGCCTAAAGGACATGTGCTCCAATGAGCATCTTAAGTTGACATCAGGCGAGACATACACGGCAGAAATTCAGGCAGTAAATGGCGGAGGATTCGCCAGTTCTGTTGTCAAGTCTTCGCTGATTGTAGCTTCAGAACCACCGGCGCTCACAG GATCCCATCTATCTGCTGTTTTCTCAAATGGCAAATTAACTCTCGATTGGGAAAATGTCTTCGACACAGTCACAGGAGTACCAACTCACTACAGCCTCGTTGTTGGGTCACGTGACGGATTTTCTGATATCGCTGACGTAACCTACACACGTGACCACGTGTATGACGTCATCGTTCCATCATCAACGCTTGTTTCTTCCAATCTGACCGAGCTGTACATAAAAGTGAGTTGTACATACACCACGGGGATGTTTACAACATACAGTACATCGCACAAACTGTga